The proteins below come from a single Plutella xylostella chromosome 2, ilPluXylo3.1, whole genome shotgun sequence genomic window:
- the LOC119692022 gene encoding cuticle protein 38 — protein sequence MRVLIAAAFLAVAAAAPGAYLAAPYSHGLVAAPVAHLAPALPTISSGDLAAASIDAHVEASDHARAAHDAAREYHDQASELQGRAINAAEDHSWQAIDAVKTAEATLDGQAAGAAPILAKQLVGHSPLAYAAPAAYAHGPAYGHASAVVAQSLHQAHPAPLAYAAPAYAHAPLAYAAPHFAAPHYAAPHYGHY from the exons ATGAGAGTTCTG ATCGCCGCCGCCTTCctcgccgtcgccgccgccgcgcccggcgCGTACCTGGCCGCCCCCTACAGCCATGGGCTAGTTGCCGCCCCCGTGGCGCACCTGGCGCCGGCGCTGCCCACCATCTCATCCGGAGACCTGGCGGCTGCGAGCATCGACGCGCACGTGGAGGCTTCAGACCACGCCCGCGCGGCTCACGACGCCGCTCGTGAATACCACGACCAGGCTTCTGAGCTGCAGGGCCGCGCCATCAACGCCGCTGAGGACCACAGCTGGCAGGCCATCGACGCCGTGAAGACCGCCGAGGCCACCCTGGACGGCCAGGCCGCCGGTGCCGCCCCCATCCTCGCCAAGCAGCTGGTCGGCCACTCTCCCCTGGCCTACGCCGCCCCCGCGGCCTACGCCCACGGACCAGCCTACGGCCACGCCAGCGCCGTGGTCGCCCAGAGCCTGCACCAGGCGCACCCCGCGCCGCTCGCCTACGCCGCGCCCGCCTACGCGCACGCGCCCCTCGCCTACGCCGCCCCCCACTTTGCCGCCCCTCACTACGCCGCACCCCACTACGGCCACTACTAA
- the LOC119692020 gene encoding pupal cuticle protein PCP52, with amino-acid sequence MRVLILSALLACAAAAPSGAIITPLASVLAPAVAIPAAIPTIPPGDLEAAAINAQVEAEDRARALADKERELAEQAAAATEDKTVEVVSEVKEKADDSVWTEEEKKWQALEALNVAQAKLQGAMAGYDGAIAANAPALAKSALAGTVLVPAPYIPTAVFAAPGIVAPVAKAAEPAKLEAEEPKPETPAEVAAPLIETKSSLPEGEKTEAVAIEAEKPAAPKPAESEIKPVAIPFSSLLAAQPLALAAPWTLGLAPIALPYAASTTVINGQLVGGQVLAPTVLKTQW; translated from the exons ATGCGAGTTCTG ATTCTGTCCGCCCTCCTGGCCTGCGCAGCCGCAGCGCCCTCTGGAGCCATCATCACGCCGCTGGCGTCAGTCCTCGCGCCAGCCGTGGCCATCCCGGCGGCCATCCCCACCATCCCCCCCGGCGACCTCGAGGCCGCCGCCATCAACGCCCAAGTGGAGGCTGAAGACCGCGCCAGGGCCCTCGCCGACAAGGAAAGGGAGCTCGCTGAACAAGCCGCAGCGGCCACCGAGGATAAAACCGTCGAAGTCGTCAGCGAAGTGAAAGAGAAAGCCGACGATTCCGTCTGGACTGAGGAGGAGAAGAAATGGCAGGCGCTGGAAGCTCTCAACGTAGCTCAGGCTAAGCTCCAAGGAGCTATGGCTGGATACGACGGTGCTATCGCTGCCAACGCACCAGCTCTGGCTAAATCTGCTCTCGCCGGAACAGTCTTAGTCCCAGCCCCTTACATTCCCACCGCTGTCTTCGCCGCTCCTGGCATCGTCGCGCCTGTTGCCAAGGCCGCTGAGCCAGCTAAGCTGGAGGCTGAAGAACCAAAACCAGAGACTCCAGCGGAAGTCGCCGCTCCGCTGATCGAAACCAAATCCTCACTACCGGAGGGAGAAAAGACTGAAGCTGTAGCGATTGAGGCCGAGAAGCCTGCTGCTCCTAAACCAGCTGAATCAGAGATTAAACCAGTAGCTATTCCTTTCTCTTCGCTCCTGGCTGCTCAGCCCTTGGCTCTGGCGGCGCCCTGGACCCTTGGACTGGCCCCTATCGCCCTCCCCTACGCCGCGAGCACAACAGTCATCAACGGACAACTGGTTGGTGGACAGGTGCTGGCCCCAACTGTGTTGAAGACTCAATGGTAG